The genomic stretch atgatatgtaaaatttataaatattttaaaaaaatatatatatattttttttataatgtaaCATTATTCTGTTGTATTATagagttatatatattataataatttaaacatTTCTATgacaaataagaaaataatatatatttttatatttttgttctattttttgtttttttttttttccttattttaatattttaattgtatTGGAAAACAacttttgtattatttctttttatgatttataattataaaaaaaaaaaaaaaaataatatatatatattatataatatataaacctgatttatttattttagtgttaattttatttatttatttatttaattattttttttatttatttcttttgttCCAAAATTACATGTTCTTATAGTGTTatctataaatttttttgagAATACGtgatttaaaagaaaaataaatagttTTGTGAAaatacaatattttttatttattacttttaattttaattgtatttatattgaaggaaaatatatttatatatatatatataaatatttagttAGTTCTTTTACATTTTCTTTCACTTTGTTGAAATTTTCgtggaatatttttttttctttttatattttgaaaaataatatatatatatattattattacataaaaaaaaattttatattagttTCAATACACTTTATATCTCTTTTGTAATTTTAgcatacatttatttttatttttaattttttttttttttggaaattTAACCtgttgtttattttttcatttatttctatatagaaatttatatatttttttgttattttttctatatatataaattactataccgtttatataaaatttatattttataatatctaaAAATGGCAGAGCAAGCAGCAGTACAACCAGAAAGTGTTCCTACTGTTGGAACAGTTCCTCAAGCAGATGTACCTACAGAAGGTATGGATGTTCCATTTGgattttttgataaaaatacTTTAAAGAAGTtgatgtttatatttatgaggGATGTTGATAACTATGCTAGGAATTGGTTTACTAATTTTATGCATGCACAAACAGAAGATGATGATCAAACTGATGGTGAAGGAAAACATGCATATTTGTTAAATCACAAGAGAACGTGGTTTGAACAATTTAAGGCTTCTCTTTCTGAAGCTTTAGATGGAAAGAATAGTGTATtcttattgttatttttgttttttggaTTTGTATTTTGCCTTTTATATCACGCCTTCTTATACCACTCAGTAAGttcattataaaatataagaatatttattcattatatgtatttgtatatatatatatatatatatatata from Plasmodium falciparum 3D7 genome assembly, chromosome: 13 encodes the following:
- a CDS encoding membrane associated histidine-rich protein 1, which gives rise to MAEQAAVQPESVPTVGTVPQADVPTEGMDVPFGFFDKNTLKKLMFIFMRDVDNYARNWFTNFMHAQTEDDDQTDGEGKHAYLLNHKRTWFEQFKASLSEALDGKNSVFLLLFLFFGFVFCLLYHAFLYHSIKSEHKAKKLHLEQEENDDDYHHYHHAPHFYPFFDPEYMHDHDHDHEHDHTIKPAHAHELDHGHDHGHDHGHDHGHDHGHDHGHGHGGHVCTCKNKAKKKPGEPCDCQKAKLEQEKKDN